The Mesobacillus jeotgali genome window below encodes:
- a CDS encoding DUF5412 family protein, whose amino-acid sequence MRSIRLRYKILFLVLFTLTCLFIYIKFAYTFEFNNGEFFVGPEESPNGKYTANSYYKTYGGAAGGVNVWVEVTEGKGNKVRTIYYAPGKSNFSINWVDEETLNITNEAPGFPNESRSIELTIGKEIYDESGAACASWVMIDDYETCYERD is encoded by the coding sequence TTGCGGAGCATTAGACTAAGATATAAAATACTATTTCTTGTCTTATTTACTTTGACTTGTCTGTTCATATATATAAAATTTGCCTATACATTTGAATTTAATAATGGTGAATTTTTTGTAGGTCCTGAGGAATCACCTAATGGAAAATATACAGCTAACTCATATTATAAAACCTATGGTGGAGCTGCGGGTGGTGTAAATGTTTGGGTAGAAGTTACTGAAGGTAAGGGCAATAAGGTTCGTACTATATACTACGCTCCAGGGAAAAGTAATTTTTCAATAAACTGGGTAGACGAAGAAACACTAAACATTACTAATGAGGCTCCAGGATTTCCAAACGAAAGCCGAAGCATCGAATTAACCATAGGAAAAGAAATTTATGATGAGTCGGGTGCAGCCTGTGCTAGTTGGGTTATGATAGATGACTATGAAACTTGTTATGAAAGGGATTAA